The Cicer arietinum cultivar CDC Frontier isolate Library 1 chromosome 1, Cicar.CDCFrontier_v2.0, whole genome shotgun sequence genome contains the following window.
taaacaataacgttggataataattttcattaaataaaaattcatttagttaataatttaaaaaccaaATAAACTGATACTGTAGCGTGgaatttctcaattttttaaagGTGAAATTGTAAGCAAAACGTGTAATTGTGATAGAAAGCTTTCATGTAACCAAGATGTATAATCTAGAGAGCGAGTTGTActacttttcttttcttttgttggAAACACCGATTTTGTCTCCTTCTTCCTCTCCCTCACGTGTTCttcatctctcaaatttctcatTCCCCCTTACCTGCAACAAAGTCATAAGCATCAATGATTGCTTCCTACCCCTGTCTCACAAACATTAAGGTTGTTGGTCAAATACAGCGGATAACATATAAACTGGTCGGATGAACTTATAGTGGACAATAAATAACTCATAAgctagttaattaatttaatttaaaatattagtaaaattaacggttgaattaatttaaaaatataaaattactgTGGTCGGTCTAATACAGTATAAggcctaaaataaaattattagacggaatattttcaaaatttaataaataaataaattattaatattttatttaataattatagaattttttttagtagaattaatgacattttcaaatctattttttttatattttttaaaaaatgaaataagacatttcaacgGTTCTACAGTAATATTaagaatttatgtaaaaaatttcatattttaattgaagaagaaaatagtgtGTATACACTATACTTCTCTAACAATTGATGTTAATAATATGTTCGATACTCGTGTcgtgatttctcaatttataactaatactTCTAATGTGATCAATGTGCTCATTTTTTGTCTCgtgatttttcaatttataactaatatttctagTATGAGCAATGTGCTCGCTTTTTTTTCTCgtgatttttcaatttataactgATATTTCTCTCATACATACTATTTTCATTAACCAATTTAGTTGtactattaaataatttacaataaaaataaaatattttatctaatttatataagaataaaaaacagACGCTGAacattacataaaaaataaaatattttatctaatttatcaaataaaaaacagaCGCTGaacattacataaaaaaatatatttttaattaatattttagaaaattatgtGATAGACCCTGAATCTCTCTCTCATCAGATATACAAACAACACTCAGAATATGTTTGCATTGCTCTCAGaatatttctttaaattacAAGTTTCtaaaatatgttgttatttGTAATATGTGTTGTCTGAGAAACTGATTATGTTCATTATTCATCTTGATCTTGAAGGGACTAGTTGTTACTAATTACAAGTAATTGAAGCCAGCATGGTATGGTTGGGGTTGAGTTCAAATGGGATAAGAGCTTCATTGGTCATCCTTGTTATATCCATCTCTCTATTCATATTAACACTCACCTCAAACTTTGGTCATTTTGAGTTGTTTTCAAAATGTAATAATGTACTAAATGAAGGACCTCAAAACGTGACAACAAAAGATTTGACATTAAGAGCAATAATACCACAAAACATCACCAATAGTGATGACGTAGGAGCCAAGAATTGTACAGAGTCAAATAATGCAGGTAATATCAATTTCTAAAGCTTATATTTTAAAGTACTTGATATGATAGCTTTTACTTTTGctacttaataaaaatatttaacatgtCCAAATCTACAGGTTCAAAAAATAGTTCCAACCCATCAACTAAAAATCACGGTGACAAATTCCTTGATGGACTAATCCCTTCTGGATTTGATAAAAAATCATGCTTAAGCCGATTCGAGCTCTACTTATATCGCAAATCATCGCCTCATAAACCTTCTCCATATCTCATATCCAAACTTCGAAGTTATGAAGATCTTCACAGAAAATGTGGACCTCATACTAAAGCTTACAAGAGAACCATGGTAAAgctcaaaaaattcaaatccatAAATGTTACAACTAGTGGATCGTGTAAGTACATAATTTGGACACATGCTGATGGCTTAGGGAACAGAATGGTGAGCATGGTTTCATCATTTCTTTATGCAATCCTCACCGATAGAGTCCTATTGGTAGAGTTTCAAGATGACATGGTTGACTTATTTTGTGAACCATTCCCTAATTCATCATGGTTACTACCTAAAGATTTTCCTTTTAGTAACAATAATAGAAATCATAttgaaacatatcaaaatatattgGAAAAGGATAGGGAAAATCATTCAAAGGAGTTACCATCAGTTATACAGCTCAAGATACTGCCCACAAATAATAATCATGAAAGGTTTTTCTCTTGTGATCATAGTCAACATCTTCTAATTAAAGTACCCATCTTGATTTTTTTATCAGATCAATattttgtaccttctctttttATGGTTCCATCTTTCACCCAAGAGCTTAGCAAAATGTTCCCAAATAAAGAAACTGTTTTTCATCATTTGGGAAGGTACCTATTTTTCCCTANNNNNNNNNNNNNNNNNNNNNNNNNNNNNNNNNNNNNNNNNNNNNNNNNNNNNNNNNNNNNNNNNNNNNNNNNNNNNNNNNNNNNNNNNNNNNNNNNNNNNNNNNNNNNNNNNNNNNNNNNNNNNNNNNNNNNNNNNNNNNNNNNNNNNNNNNNNNNNNNNNNNNNNNNNNNNNNNNNNNNNNNNNNNNNNNNNNNNNNNNNNNNNNNNNNNNNNNNNNNNNNNNNNNNNNNNNNNNNNNNNNNNNTACAAATGATGTATGGGGACCTACGAAAAGATTCTATCAAGCATATTTAGCTAAGGCAGATGAAAAGATTGGACTTCAAATAAGAGTATTTAATCCTGATCTCACTTCACATCAAACTGTTCTGAATCAAGTTTTGAATTGCACTCAAAAGCATAAGATTCTACCCGGTTTTGCCGTGGAAAATTCAGAAGACTCTCCAGAGAAAAATGAGCGTTTGAAATCTGTTTTGGTTGCATCTTTATATCCAGAGTATGGTGAGAATCTCAGGACTATGTATTTGAATAAAGCAACTGTTACAGGGGAAATCCTAGGGGTTTATCAACCAAGTCATGAAGGGCATCAAAAGTTTGGCGATAACTTGCACAACAAGAAAGCATTGACAGAAATATATCTattaagtttatgtgatgatttgGTGACTAGTGCTCTATCAACTTTTGGGTATGTGGCTCAGAGTTTGGGAGGCATAACCCCAAGGATTCTTTACAAATTACAAGGAAATAATGTACCAGATTCACCTTGTGTACAAGATGTGAGTATGGAGCCTTGTTTTCATTTACCTCCTAAACATGATTGCATGGAAAAGCCTATTGATGATGATATTGGTACAACTTTTCCTTACATGAGGAGGTGTTTGGATTATAAATGGGGTATAAAGTTGGTCAACGATCTTCAGTAGCAACTATAAAcagtatatattttttgtgtaagattttaattttagtctgcGGTGACTACAAATTAgccattattttttataatatgatttGTTTCATGTGCTAATTATTAACAAgctattttttgaaaaagaagaaagttaTTTTGAGTCAGCTAACATCCTCTTGCATGTTGGAGAAAAAATGTCTTGAATAACCATATGGAACAAAAGGTGAGGTAGAGCCTAGTTTACAAATGGTTCACCATCAAAAAACTTCAACCATGTTTTCTGAAACATTGATTAGTCTGACAAACTTAgtccaaatttttttataagtttttttttgaaaaatttgatggttcaaaatttctaaaatattgatTAGTTCTAacaattgatttaaatatttcCTTTCCTCCTATAAGTTGGTGAAGTTTTTGAGGAGACACTAATAACCATAATGAAAGTGAGTAACTAGtgatacaaaaagaaaaataatgtttcaaaatttataacatataattttataaaatattatgtatatatcttattttcaaacacacattcaatatcttattttatctttatctctctttttatcacattactttatttttctctcaaaataTATACACTCACATGAGTGtatgcaacatttttttcttatatttcacGTAAGAACAAAAAATAGATGGAATTATAATCCCAAGCCCAATTAATCAATCAATTCCCTTCTAGTCAATCCTCATTTTCTATTGAAAAAAGAAACTCGTCAtcattcacaaaaaaaaaaaaaacatatttcttcctgtcattattataaaaaaaaaaaaaaaaaaaaatttatggatattaaaaaaaatagttaaggGCATTTGAATTTCTAGATTTTNNNNNNNNNNNNNNNNNNNNNNNNNNNNNNNNNNNNNNNNNNNNNNNNNNNNNNNNNNNNNNNNNNNNNNNNNNNNNNNNNNNNNNNNNNNNNNNNNNNNNNNNNNNNNtattataaaaaaaaaaaaaaaacaaaatttatggatattaaaaaatatagttaagtgCATTTGAATTTCTAGATTTTATGtaatataaaagttaaatttattaaactaCACATTTTTAATGACAAACATTTTAACTatcaacattaaatattttaaattaaatgattaacGTATTGagaataataacattaaataaatcaaaatagttcacttttaattataatagtttagtaaatttaacttttaagaaaatattgaccaaagaaaatattttattataacttttaatattaacttcaatttaacttttaataataagTCAAAATACTTTCATACAATAACTAccatagaaaatattttattttaagattaattaaaggtttggtttttatattttaataattttttaattttagccCCCTATACCAgtaattttagtcctttaattttatcaatttataaaattagatcCATCGTTCTTCTTTTGTGCTAATCTTACGATTTTAATATGAtgtgatatttattaatttaataaattactgttattttcaaattatatataaataatttataaaaaaaagtattcaaatattaaatgataaaaaaattaaaaaccatgaattacttagtaaaaaaaaatggcaGTAAAAAACCAATAAAAAGTAGACAATctagtaaaaaatataaaacagtaaaactagaaggaaaaaaaaaacaatttaaaaccCTAAAGCAAGAAAACACGGtgtttcaaataataataatagaacaAGTTGGATTGGAATTCAACTCATCTGCCGGGAAGACGCTGCCGAAATTGTTCGTCGGCCGCCGTAAGCAGTGATATCAAGGTTTGTTTtcccactttttatttttatcttatgcTTCCTTTTTACAACTCAATCATAATTCCAATTCAATTCGGTTATAAACTACATTTCATAGATATTTACAtaaccaatttcaatttcacaAGTGCTCTTGTTTGACGATCATTCTTTTAAGATTATAAATTATAGGCACCTTTCATTCATATACACTGCTGATTTCAAATTGAACAAGAAAAAAATCACTTTCATAACTTTGTCCTTTGTTTTATGCCAagtaaaattaacttttttcaaACAATGGCTAGGTCAATCACACACTCTAAAATCACTTATTGAATAATGATTTTGACTAGATGCTTATTTGCTTAATTCTGATTCCGACAGTGATTCTCGATATTCCGCCGTGGAGCAACAATGGGTATAATCAGGGGTTGCTTCTCTTTTATAGCAGGAACAGTCTGTGGAGTTTATGTTGCTCAGAATTATAAAGTTCCTAATATTGCCAAGCTCGCCGACACTGTCTTGTTTATGGCTAAAGTCACTGAGGAAACATACCGCAAACCCAAGAAGAAGGATGATGAAGATGCTTAGTTCGTCAATGATACTATACTTGAATCAGGTTTttgtttaaacttttttttttcaaaagtttctgGATACTATAGGATCATATATCTTAATTTGAAGAGCTTTGTGAAAACATAAATCACTAGATGATTTTTATGAAATCAGTATTTTATCCTTTTCCAATAGAAACACGCTCATTTTTCCGCTGTCTTTCTTGCTCTAAGTTTTCGTGTTAGCTTCAAGGAAGAAGTCTGTTTCATAGTAATTGGAGTTGTATTTATTATTCAACTGAACTTTACACCGTAATAGCATTTTCTTATGTAATGTCATTCTTTATCTGATGCTGTTATGGATAACATTTTATTGGAGTTTTCTCTTTTATGGTTTATCTTGTTTCTTTAACAATTTGCATCTGCTGTCAAATTTCTGGTTTGACATGTTAACATAATGTGATTATACAAGGTGTTTGCACCTTCTTTATCGGCAACTGCTATTTGTAGTTTGACAGGTTCTGTATTTTTCATTTACTCTTATGTGTGTCTCAAACCCTAGTGAGATAAGACTTggattgttattgttgttgttttacATGTGCCCGTATTATAAATGCACAGTTCTTTCTCAATGCCTACCTCTCTACATATATGTAATTGTATGTCTTACATTGCGCAAACATGATGAAGGGTCGATGTGGTACTTAAATCACGAGGATACCCCTTCTAAAAGAATTTGGGTCTTTTTCGGAGTTGGGATTCCCcttttaatgtatattttacaGTGGTTGCTTTCATTTATTATAACCTGTTAAATGGGGCAATCTTGAAAGTAGGGACTGAATAAAGAATGATTAGGTAAAGAGTTATAGAAAATGAAAGGTTATAATCCACAATGAGCAAACATGGATCCTTTACATAGTATTTGTTTAGGGGAAATGGAGGGGATGGGATAAGAGAGATGGATAAGggtgattattttaaattttgctGTTTGGTTTATTGTTTTGGAGGGAGAGGAAGATGAGGCAATATGAGGGAGTCAAATTCCTCCTCATTCAATTGTGACTCTCCTCCAATATTGGAGAGATTTGAAGGGTACAAAAGATTaacttattaaattaaaagtttagaTAGATTGACCCAAAATGTCCTTATCATTCGAATGAAAATGTGTGTTGCTTATGATCTTCCTTTTGGTTGATGTCCTCTCTTTATCTCAATCTCTGTTGGTGTAGTTAGAAAAGTATGCATGCTGGTCAATCAATATATGGTTCATGTGTAGGAAAAATGGTTAAATGGTGTGTAAATTacaagaaaagaaaatcaaGATTAATGAGTTGGCCTACTTTGGCAAATGAGATTCTGAATAAACTTGACTTTGTAAAATTGCTTTGGTCGGAATTGAGTTTGAAGTCAAGTCATTTATGTCTGGATGTTTTGAATCTGAAAACAGGTTTGATGAAAATGTAGTCTAAACTTTGAAACTTTACTCAAATGCTACTTTTTTTTGCTTCTATCTAATCTGAGATTTGGATGTTAGATCAATTTTGGCTAACAATACTAAACACctactaaaattaaaatcaattttttttttctcctgaCAGAAAATTCACACTTCTTGGTAGTTGAGTGCATGCCtaaaattttcttataaaatgaCTTGCCTGTAGTTGGTTATTTTCTCTGATGACAACCTCTAAAGCATCATCCAACCCAACAAGCTATGTCAACGTTGTAATACTAACAGCTATGTCTACAATATTATGTGAATATATAGTTagaattttattacattttacaC
Protein-coding sequences here:
- the LOC101490325 gene encoding probable fucosyltransferase 8, which gives rise to MVWLGLSSNGIRASLVILVISISLFILTLTSNFGHFELFSKCNNVLNEGPQNVTTKDLTLRAIIPQNITNSDDVGAKNCTESNNADDSFYFCYLIKIFNMSKSTGSKNSSNPSTKNHGDKFLDGLIPSGFDKKSCLSRFELYLYRKSSPHKPSPYLISKLRSYEDLHRKCGPHTKAYKRTMVKLKKFKSINVTTSGSCKYIIWTHADGLGNRMVSMVSSFLYAILTDRVLLVEFQDDMVDLFCEPFPNSSWLLPKDFPFSNNNRNHIETYQNILEKDRENHSKELPSVIQLKILPTNNNHERFFSCDHSQHLLIKVPILIFLSDQYFVPSLFMVPSFTQELSKMFPNKETVFHHLGRYLFFPTNDVWGPTKRFYQAYLAKADEKIGLQIRVFNPDLTSHQTVLNQVLNCTQKHKILPGFAVENSEDSPEKNERLKSVLVASLYPEYGENLRTMYLNKATVTGEILGVYQPSHEGHQKFGDNLHNKKALTEIYLLSLCDDLVTSALSTFGYVAQSLGGITPRILYKLQGNNVPDSPCVQDVSMEPCFHLPPKHDCMEKPIDDDIGTTFPYMRRCLDYKWGIKLVNDLQ
- the LOC101494208 gene encoding uncharacterized protein — translated: MGIIRGCFSFIAGTVCGVYVAQNYKVPNIAKLADTVLFMAKVTEETYRKPKKKDDEDA